In a single window of the Streptomyces sp. 846.5 genome:
- a CDS encoding oxygenase MpaB family protein: MGARSQQAPDFGLFGPESVTWRVHADPMMLPAGLRALLLQALHPLAMAGVAEHSRYREDPWGRLMRTAQYVGAVTYGSTEQAEQALARVRAVHLRVRGTDPETGASYRADDPELLTWVHCCETDSFLRVTRAGGLRLTAAEADRYVAEQRETAWRLGVPRTAPLPSTVRGLADYFDRIRPELRAGPAAREAARFALLPPMPLWVELATPARPAWTGIMALGVASLPRWARRLYGLPGWPVADLGARVATRSLRTSLLVLPAGLREGPHLREARARLAAVHG; this comes from the coding sequence ATGGGCGCGCGCTCGCAGCAGGCGCCGGACTTTGGGCTGTTCGGCCCGGAGTCGGTGACCTGGCGGGTGCACGCCGATCCGATGATGCTGCCCGCCGGGCTGCGCGCGCTGCTGCTCCAGGCGCTGCACCCGCTGGCGATGGCCGGCGTGGCCGAGCACTCCCGGTACCGGGAGGACCCCTGGGGGCGGCTGATGCGCACCGCGCAGTACGTCGGCGCGGTCACCTACGGCAGCACCGAGCAGGCGGAGCAGGCGCTGGCCCGGGTCCGGGCCGTGCACCTGCGGGTGCGCGGGACCGATCCGGAGACCGGCGCGAGCTACCGCGCCGACGACCCGGAGCTGCTGACCTGGGTGCACTGCTGCGAGACGGACAGCTTCCTGCGGGTCACCCGGGCCGGCGGGCTGCGGCTGACCGCCGCCGAGGCGGACCGCTATGTCGCCGAGCAGCGGGAGACGGCCTGGCGGCTGGGGGTCCCCCGGACGGCTCCGCTGCCCTCGACGGTGCGCGGGCTGGCCGACTACTTCGACCGGATCCGTCCGGAACTGCGGGCCGGTCCGGCGGCCCGGGAGGCCGCCCGCTTCGCCCTGCTGCCGCCGATGCCGCTCTGGGTCGAGCTGGCCACGCCCGCGCGGCCGGCCTGGACCGGGATAATGGCCTTGGGCGTGGCCTCGCTGCCGCGCTGGGCCAGGCGCCTCTATGGGCTCCCGGGATGGCCGGTGGCGGATCTGGGCGCGCGGGTGGCGACCCGCTCGCTGCGCACCTCGCTGCTGGTCCTGCCCGCAGGGCTGCGCGAGGGCCCGCACCTCAGGGAGGCCCGGGCCAGGCTCGCCGCCGTCCACGGGTAG
- a CDS encoding ATP-binding protein, translated as MEAQQAWERRRAHGVRQARDGTWPRRAGLTAGATYDGSPGTVGAARGFVTDFLARAQSEHGVAVTAALLEDARLVVSELVTNAAKYAPGPCLLDLELDDGILDQGSLRVTLWDTQPTLPVPSETDPARIGRHGLEIVLALCRRFEVERQAGGKRIQVDLEL; from the coding sequence ATGGAGGCCCAGCAGGCGTGGGAACGGCGGCGGGCGCACGGGGTGCGGCAGGCCCGGGACGGGACGTGGCCGCGTCGGGCCGGGCTCACCGCGGGTGCGACCTACGACGGCAGCCCCGGCACCGTCGGCGCGGCCCGCGGCTTCGTCACGGACTTCCTGGCCCGCGCGCAGTCGGAGCACGGGGTCGCCGTCACCGCCGCGCTGCTGGAGGACGCCCGGCTGGTGGTCAGCGAGCTGGTGACCAACGCCGCCAAGTACGCGCCGGGGCCGTGCCTGCTGGACCTGGAGCTCGACGACGGCATCCTGGATCAGGGGAGCCTGCGGGTCACCCTGTGGGACACCCAGCCGACGCTGCCGGTCCCCAGCGAGACCGACCCGGCCCGGATCGGGCGGCACGGGCTGGAGATCGTCCTGGCGCTGTGCCGCCGCTTCGAGGTCGAGCGCCAGGCCGGCGGCAAGCGGATCCAGGTGGACCTGGAGCTGTGA